Proteins from a genomic interval of Rosa chinensis cultivar Old Blush chromosome 2, RchiOBHm-V2, whole genome shotgun sequence:
- the LOC112187460 gene encoding pleiotropic drug resistance protein 3 → MDLAAEIGRSVRTSFHQHASSFRSTSDVRSMKENDDDEVELRWAAIERLPTFERIRTSLFGCNKEDDDHEGKSKRVVDVTKLEALERRVFIDKLLKQIEGDNQCLLQKLKERIDRVGLQMPTVEVRYKNLFVEAECEVVQGKPLPTLWNTLKSFLSVTTQIIGCKSEAYNLEILKDVSGIIKPSRMTLLLGPPGCGKTTLLQALAGKLNHPLKVQGEITYNGYKLNEFVPQKTSAYISQYDLHISEMTVRETLDFSSRCQGIGSRADIMKEVARREKQAGIVPEPDIDTYMKAISIEGLKKSLMTDYIIKILGLDICAETITGDPMQRGISGGQKKRLTTGEMMIGSARAFFMDEISTGLDSSTTFQIVTCLQQLTHVTESSILVSLLQPTPETFHLFDDIILMAEGKVVYHGPSDNVVEFFQKCGFLSPPRKGISDFLQEVVSQKDQAKYWCHKDQPYSYVSVDEFVSMFKDFHVGKKLEEELSKPFEQSECHKHALSYNIYSLRKWELFKACLSREWLLMKRNSFVHVFQSVQLVVIALVTMTMFLRTWMKVNEIYAKYYMSALFYALIRFLCNASSEISMTSSRLAVFYKQRDVYFYPAWAYSIPAAILKIPFSLLDAFLWTALTYYVIGYSPEPERFFRQFILLFLVHQVAISLFRLIASLVRNPSVAGSVGLLSLIVMFLFGGFIIPKSSLPAWLEWGFWVSPLAFAELGVSINEFHAPRWQKVLSSNVTIGQQALINRGLNFNDYFYWISIGALIGFWMVFNLGFTWTLSYSKSPGSSRTIISHEKFSRPKKKEILDNCGQERELTSVDTDITTSESTNAGMVLPFEPITISFEKLQYFIDTPQKLREQGFPPNRLQLLQDITGAFRPGVLTALMGVSGAGKTTLMDVLSGRKTGGLIEGDIRIRGHPKVQETYARISGYCEQSDIHSPELTVEESVAYSAWLRLPSQIARNTRAEFVKEVLHMIELDEIKDELVGIPGGSGISTEQRKRLTIAVELVSNPSVIFMDEPTSGLDARAAAIVMRVVKNIVSTRRTVVCTIHQPSIDIFEAFDELLLMKRGGQVIYCGELGQDSSKLIQYFEGISGVPKIKDNYNPATWMLEVTSPSAEAKLALDFAQLYRESHLCQKNNDLVREHSLPAQGSKGLDFPTRFPQNGWEQFKACLWKRHLSYWRNPKYNLGRLLITAASSLIFGALLWQKGQKINGEQEFFSILGSIFILQQNMGIGNCSSVLPFVASERNVVYRERFAGMYSSWAYSLSQVIIELPYVFFQAVLFSTITYPSIGFHWSLYKVFWYVYAMFFTLLYFTYFGILVASVTPTFQVASVLASFCYTMLNLFSGYLIPQPNIPKWWVWGYYICPLSWSLKGILTSQYGDLNTEIVLRGEEKTISAFLDSIYGYNYDDLGIVGIFLLAYPLVFAFAFALATEKLNFQRR, encoded by the exons ATGGATTTGGCTGCAGAGATAGGAAGAAGTGTGAGGACTTCTTTTCATCAGCATGCATCAAGTTTCAGGAGCACTTCAGATGTCAGGTCCATGAAAGAGAATGATGACGATGAAGTTGAGTTGCGGTGGGCTGCCATTGAAAGATTGCCCACATTTGAACGTATTCGAACTTCACTCTTCGGTTGTAACAAGGAGGACGATGATCATGAAGGTAAGAGTAAGAGGGTAGTTGATGTTACAAAGCTAGAAGCCCTGGAACGTCGTGTGTTCATTGATAAACTTCTCAAGCAAATAGAAGGAGATAATCAATGCCTCTTACAGAAACTCAAAGAAAGAATAGACAG AGTGGGACTGCAAATGCCGACTGTGGAAGTACGATACAAAAATTTGTTTGTAGAAGCAGAATGTGAAGTAGTTCAAGGAAAGCCCCTCCCAACACTATGGAACACGCTCAAAAGCTTTCTCTCT GTCACGACACAGATAATTGGATGCAAGTCTGAAGCATACAATctagaaattctcaaagatgtCAGTGGCATCATCAAGCCttcaag GATGACTCTATTGCTTGGTCCTCCAGGCTGTGGAAAAACTACCTTATTACAGGCACTTGCAGGAAAACTTAACCACCCTCTCAAG gTTCAAGGAGAAATAACCTACAATGGTTATAAGCTCAATGAGTTTGTTCCTCAGAAGACATCAGCTTACATAAGTCAATATGACTTGCATATATCTGAGATGACTGTGAGGGAAACACTGGATTTCTCATCTCGTTGCCAGGGCATTGGAAGCAGAGCTG ATATTATGAAAGAAGTTGCTAGAAGGGAGAAGCAAGCTGGTATTGTCCCAGAACCAGATATTGACACTTATATGAAG GCCATTTCAATTGAAGGGTTGAAAAAATCTCTAATGACAGACTATATAATAAAG ATCCTTGGGCTGGACATTTGTGCTGAGACAATCACAGGGGACCCAATGCAAAGAGGAATTTCGGGTGGTCAAAAGAAAAGGCTAACAACAG GTGAGATGATGATTGGCTCAGCAAGAGCTTTCTTCATGGATGAGATATCAACAGGACTAGACAGCTCCACTACATTTCAGATTGTAACTTGTCTGCAGCAATTGACTCACGTAACAGAATCGTCCATTTTGGTTTCACTTCTTCAGCCAACGCCAGAGACCTTTCATCTGTTTGATGACATTATCTTGATGGCTGAAGGAAAAGTTGTATACCATGGGCCTAGTGACAATGTTGTGGAGTTCTTTCAGAAGTGTGGTTTCCTTAGCCCACCACGAAAAGGCATTTCTGACTTCCTCCAAGAG GTGGTTTCTCAAAAGGATCAAGCAAAGTACTGGTGCCATAAAGACCAACCCTACAGTTATGTTAGTGTTGATGAGTTCGTAAGTATGTTTAAGGACTTCCATGTCGGAAAGAAGCTTGAAGAGGAACTTTCCAAGCCTTTTGAGCAATCAGAGTGCCATAAGCATGCTTTGTCATACAACATTTACTCACTGAGAAAATGGGAACTATTCAAAGCATGCCTTTCTAGAGAATGGCTTCTCATGAAGCGAAACTCTTTTGTTCATGTATTCCAATCAGTACAG CTTGTGGTCATTGCACTAGTAACAATGACAATGTTTCTACGTACATGGATGAAAGTCAACGAGATCTATGCAAAGTACTACATGAGTGCTTTGTTTTATGCTCTAATTAGATTTCTATGCAATGCAAGTTCAGAGATATCAATGACTTCCTCTAGACTTGCAGTCTTCTATAAGCAAAGAGATGTCTACTTTTACCCTGCATGGGCTTATTCTATTCCGGCTGCCATCCTGAAGATTCCATTTTCATTGCTAGATGCATTTCTTTGGACAGCCCTTACTTATTATGTGATTGGTTACAGTCCTGAACCTGAAAG GTTCTTCAGGCAATTTATTCTTCTGTTCCTCGTGCATCAAGTAGCAATATCACTATTTCGTTTGATTGCATCCTTGGTCCGAAATCCTTCTGTTGCAGGATCTGTCGGCCTTTTATCTTTAATAGTAATGTTTCTATTTGGAGGCTTCATAATTCCAAAAT CTTCTCTACCTGCATGGTTGGAATGGGGATTTTGGGTTTCTCCATTGGCCTTTGCAGAACTAGGTGTTTCAATAAATGAATTTCATGCTCCAAGGTGGCAAAAG GTTTTATCTTCCAATGTCACTATTGGCCAGCAAGCTCTAATTAATCGTGGTCTAAACTTCAATGATTACTTCTATTGGATATCCATAGGAGCTTTAATTGGATTTTGGATGGTTTTCAACCTGGGGTTCACATGGACATTGAGTTATTCAAAGT CTCCAGGTAGTTCTCGGACTATCATTTCTCATGAAAAATTCTCCCGTccgaagaaaaaagaaattttagataATTGCGGTCAAGAAAGAGAATTAACTAGTGTAGATACTGATATAACTACTTCGGAATCTACAAATGCAG GCATGGTGTTGCCTTTTGAGCCCATTACTATATCATTTGAGAAACTGCAATACTTTATTGATACACCCCAG AAACTGAGAGAGCAAGGTTTCCCACCAAATCGACTACAGCTTCTTCAAGATATAACTGGTGCATTTAGACCTGGCGTTCTTACAGCACTGATGGGTGTTAGTGGAGCAGGAAAGACAACACTGATGGATGTTCTTTCTGGAAGGAAAACTGGTGGACTTATTGAAGGAGACATTAGAATTAGAGGACACCCAAAAGTCCAAGAAACATATGCCAGAATATCTGGGTATTGCGAGCAAAGTGATATTCATTCTCCAGAGCTTACAGTAGAAGAGTCAGTAGCATACTCAGCTTGGTTACGCTTGCCATCCCAGATTGCTAGAAATACTAGAGCT GAGTTTGTGAAAGAAGTACTTCATATGATAGAGCTTGATGAAATCAAAGATGAGTTAGTTGGCATACCAGGTGGTAGTGGTATATCGACTGAACAGCGTAAAAGGCTAACAATAGCAGTAGAGCTTGTTTCAAATCCATCCGTTATATTTATGGATGAACCCACATCTGGTTTAGATGCCAGAGCAGCTGCAATAGTTATGAGAGTTGTGAAAAACATTGTCAGTACAAGAAGGACTGTTGTTTGCACTATTCATCAGCCAAGTATtgacatatttgaagcattcgATGAG CTTCTTTTGATGAAAAGAGGAGGACAAGTAATATATTGTGGAGAGCTGGGTCAAGATTCAAGTAAGCTTATCCAATACTTTGAG GGTATTTCTGGGGTTCCAAAAATCAAAGATAATTACAACCCAGCAACATGGATGTTAGAAGTCACAAGTCCTTCTGCAGAAGCCAAACTTGCCTTAGATTTTGCTCAGCTTTATAGAGAATCACATCTATGCCA GAAGAACAATGACCTAGTTAGAGAACACAGCTTACCAGCACAAGGCTCAAAGGGATTGGATTTTCCTACTCGTTTCCCACAAAATGGATGGGAGCAATTTAAAGCATGTCTGTGGAAGCGACATCTCTCCTACTGGAGAAATCCAAAATATAACCTGGGGCGATTGTTAATCACTGCTGCATCCTCTTTGATATTTGGAGCACTTCTTTGGCAGAAAGGACAGAAAAT AAATGGTGAACAGGAGTTCTTCAGCATTCTAGGATCAATATTTATTTTACAACAAAACATGGGAATTGGTAATTGTTCCTCTGTTTTACCATTTGTCGCTTCTGAGCGCAATGTTGTATATCGAGAAAGGTTTGCTGGAATGTACTCCTCATGGGCATATTCTTTATCACAG GTGATCATTGAACTTCCTTATGTATTCTTTCAAGCAGTTTTGTTTTCGACCATTACATATCCATCGATTGGTTTCCACTGGTCACTTTACAAAGTATTCTGGTATGTGTATGCTATGTTTTTCACGCTGCTCTACTTCACTTACTTCGGTATATTGGTTGCTTCTGTGACCCCGACTTTCCAAGTAGCTTCAGTATTAGCAAGTTTCTGCTACACCATGCTCAATCTGTTCTCGGGATACCTAATACCTCAACCA AACATTCCTAAATGGTGGGTTTGGGGCTACTATATTTGCCCTTTATCGTGGTCCTTAAAAGGTATTCTCACTTCACAGTACGGAGATCTAAACACGGAAATAGTACTCCGCGGGGAAGAAAAGACGATCAGTGCCTTCTTAGACAGCATCTATGGATACAACTATGATGATCTAGGAATTGTAGGAATTTTTCTTCTTGCATATCCACTAGTTTTCGCATTTGCGTTTGCACTTGCTACTGAAAAACTAAACTTCCAGAGGAGGTAA